In one Nicotiana sylvestris chromosome 8, ASM39365v2, whole genome shotgun sequence genomic region, the following are encoded:
- the LOC104246235 gene encoding serine/threonine-protein kinase RIPK, which yields MVLTWKSMIPCCYKVDDELVRSKKNVKKQSSFQRLTLLDFDDPSSPLSADGLSNSFIGSNLINFTFTELREVTHHFSSANFLGEGGFGPVYKGFVDDKLRPGLKPQVVAVKVLDTDGLQGHKEWLTEIIFLGQLRHPHLVKLIGYCWEDNNRLLVYEFLPRGSLENQLFGKFSITLSWSTRMKIALGAAKGLAFLHEGEKPVIYRDFKASNILINSDYTAKLSDFGLAKDGPAGDDTHVSTRIMGTHGYAAPEYIMTGHLTTMSDVYSFGVVLLEMLTGKRSLDKKRREGETNLVEWLRPYLRDPKKIARVMDRRLEGEYPIKGAQTAALVAYKCLSHYPKPRPTMDDVVKILETLQEESNNTDTAISDPMITMTSNSDFSSESEKNGEKEDAATPERNGRSRKEKYLNGKNQGYGWRQRINRQRMVASYSDTALYRRH from the exons ATGGTTTTAACTTGGAAATCAATGATTCCATGTTGTTACAAAGTAGATGATGAGTTAGTAAGATCAAagaaaaatgtcaaaaaacaAAGTTCATTTCAGAGATTGACTCTATTAGATTTTGATGATCCAAGTTCACCATTATCTGCTGATGGACTTTCCAATTCATTCATTGGATCAAACCTTATCAACTTCACATTTACTGAACTTAGAGAAGTTACACACCATTTTTCATCTGCTAATTTTCTTGGTGAAGGAGGATTTGGACCGGTTTACAAAGGATTCGTCGACGATAAGCTTAGGCCAGGGCTAAAACCTCAGGTTGTTGCTGTTAAGGTGTTGGATACAGATGGTTTGCAAGGCCACAAGGAATGGCTG ACAGAGATAATATTCCTGGGGCAACTAAGGCATCCACATCTGGTAAAATTGATTGGATACTGCTGGGAAGATAATAATAGACTCCTAGTCTATGAATTCTTGCCAAGGGGAAGCTTGGAAAATCAACTCTTTGGTA AGTTTTCGATTACATTATCGTGGTCAACAAGGATGAAGATAGCACTAGGAGCAGCAAAAGGTCTCGCGTTCCTCCATGAAGGCGAAAAACCAGTCATATACAGAGACTTTAAGGCATCAAACATCTTAATAAATTCA GATTACACTGCTAAACTTTCTGATTTCGGACTAGCAAAGGATGGACCAGCAGGGGACGATACGCATGTATCCACACGAATAATGGGTACACACGGCTATGCAGCCCCTGAATATATCATGACAG GTCATTTGACAACAATGAGTGATGTATATAGTTTTGGAGTAGTTCTGTTGGAAATGCTGACTGGTAAAAGATCATTGGATAAAAAAAGACGAGAAGGAGAAACGAATTTGGTTGAATGGTTAAGGCCTTATTTAAGAGATCCAAAGAAAATTGCTCGTGTGATGGACCGAAGACTTGAAGGTGAATACCCGATTAAAGGGGCACAAACTGCAGCATTAGTAGCATACAAATGCTTAAGTCATTATCCTAAGCCTAGGCCTACAATGGATGATGTTGTCAAGATTCTTGAGACACTTCAGGAGGAAAGCAATAACACTGACACTGCAATAAGTGATCCAATGATAACGATGACATCGAACAGTGATTTCAGCAGTGAGAGTGAGAAAAATGGCGAAAAAGAGGATGCTGCAACACCGGAACGAAATGGGAGAAGCAGAAAGGAGAAGTACTTGAATGGGAAAAATCAAGGTTATGGATGGAGACAGAGAATCAATAGACAGAGAATGGTGGCGTCTTACTCGGATACAGCTCTTTATAGAAGACATTGA